The genomic DNA GATAACGATAAGGAATtttatgcatgtggtatgtgacctaattgaaattttatacctATGTGGTGGTGAATATGATCTTctctatttcaagtgaaataaaaaattaaaaaaaaaaaaatcattttacaatcaagattttgttttgttgcgtTTACTGGTGTACATGATgtttattcatttaaaattccattattttatatgaaatgaagatgatcccGGTGAAGGTTGAATACACTAATATAATGATCTATGCTATGGATTTGGTTTCTAGAAATTGGAGTATTTTCATGGGCTTAGCTCACTCCAAAATTTAGTAGTTTCTGTTCACTCCTATTTGTATCTTGGTATTTGCTCTCATTGTATTTTGAAATGTGTTTTTAACCATTGAAAAGGAGCAATTTTGGTAAATAAAGAGTTGATACTTTACCAAAATGGATTAAGATAACCACATGATCAGCTGAATTTAGAATATCtctttgttttgataatatttaGCCTCAtcaaattctatatatatttttttacctaTTTgataagggattttttttttttggacaaaataggctattttttaataataatatagataaaatattgtttaataattttttaatacattgaaaatattaaaattcaaCGGATGATCAAAACCATGTTTACTTTGAATTAGTCACAGGCAAAAATCAAACTGTTTTCATTGATAAAGAGTTTACTTGTTTGATTGACTATTGCTTCTAAATAGTTTTAGCGAGTTAGTAAACACAAATGTTGGAGGTAAATAATCACTCAAATTGAATCGGATTCTTTTTTACTactttttaattagaataataCTTATATCGTTGAAGAAAATTGCAGCTCACTCCAATAATGTAATTCAGgaattagtttatatttttaaaaaatgagtgtTATTTGAACGacatgataaatttattttagtaattaatgtgataaatgTTATAAGTATCATGTAAATTACCACATCGATTACAtgttaatttgaaaatatcttataataaaagtaataaaagttaccctgaaaaaagaaaaaaagaaaaaaaaaggtttaccCCAACAATACCCTCGAGGAAATCCCCATCAAAGTTTCCAGCGCGAATGGGTTCCACACTTCCACGAGGCACAAGTAGAAGCGAGTAATATGGACTGTGAGATACCGTGGCAACCATCACATTCATTCCCCGTCAAACTAGCTTTTTCCCCTCTCGTTCCATTTTGGATTCCgtaaccaaaacgacgtcggaAGACAAAGGCCGATATAAAACCTCAAGAAAAATTGTCTCGCACGCGCACAGACAGACAGAGAGGCTGATCGAGAAACAAGGTGAGGAAGCTCAATACACTCCAATCTTTTTCCTGAAATTTTTCGTTACGAAATTGTTTAGGGTTTCGTTTAATTCTAAATGTTGGAGATCTAAGAATACAACTAAAggtgattctctctctctctctctctctctctctctctctcaattgcTGTATTGAATGCTCTCTCCGTCTAATTCCTGAGAGAAGCTCGGAACGGAGAAGAAATTTGTGCTTGAAATGTACGTTTCATCGTGATTgtacttctatttttttttttatcagtttctCGGTAACCAAACGGGTAATGAAAGGTTCGAAATTGGTTCTGCTTCTCCTGATGTTTGTTAGGGATTTCGGTGCGCCTACCTAATCGTTTaatagtttctttcttttcatccCGTTTTTTCAATGCGTTGGTAATTACTTTCGTTTTAACCTACGTAGGGAGAGATATTGAGGTTGGCGaggctttatattgatttgatttctgTTGGTGCGTATAAGGTTTAATGTTCATTGGTTCACCAAAATCACAAGCTAAGCTTCAAAATTAAACTTTAGAATTTACAACTCATGATTTGAATTAGATTTATGTACTCAAAGTTAAATGGGGTgatagtttcttttatttttcttatatatatgctGTTTGTAATTTGTTATGGCTTATGGTTGTATTACTTTTTCTTCAATCTCTGAGGATTGTGCTAATTTTCAGCGATTATGAATGTGAAGTTGTTTTGACAAATATTGAACACTTGTTTTTGCTTGTAGGTGGCAATTATTAAATGCTCAGATTATGTGAGAAATTTGGAGAAGCCGGtttaatttttggttatttGTACTGGATAAAGATTCAGTTGTGTTGTTGCACTGTATTTTCATTATGAGTGGTGCTCCTAAAAGATCTCATGAGGAGAGTGGTCATTCCTCATCTTCAAAATACACACATGAGGATTCTGGCGCATACCCCAAGCTGTCATCGGCAGTTTCTAGCGAGTATCATCCTCCCTATGAAGTGGGTCAAGATGGTCGGATGCCAAAGATTCCGCGGACTGAATCTCGTGATGCAGAGAGAAGATCTCCTCTTCATCAAGCCTATAGGATGCCATCTTCTTCGAATGATTCACATGTAGATCATTCTGAAAACAGGCTGGAACCGAGGGATTCCAAGGATAGTAGAGATCTCCGATTTGAGAACCGTGATACAAAGACAGAGACAAGGGAGTTGTATAGTGAGGCCAGGAGGGAATCTCAAAATGCAAAGGGTGAAAAGGATGTAAGATCTGAAAGTAGAGGGGATGATAATAAGGAAACAAGATATGATAGGGAAAGTTATAATGATCCAAAAGGTGATATGAAGATGGAAAAAGATGGTTATGGTGCAGCAAATAGTCTCTTGAATTGGAAGGAACCAAAAGAACATCACAGGGGAAAAAGATACCCTGATGCCTCAGGTGGAGGTATAAATTTCTGGCATGTTCCACGTGGTAATTCACAGAGCCCAGTTGAGGTAGGAAAGGAAGGCTCCACAACTGAAGAGAGGGATTTTGTGGAGGCTCACGAGGCTGTTGGGGAAAACAAACTTGATTCAAAGGGTGAAGAGAAATTGAAGGACAAGGATAGAAAGAGGAAAGATGTGAAGCATAGGGATTGGGGGGAAAGGGATAAAGAAAGAGGTGATCGTAGGGGTGGCATGCAACTAGCTAATAACAGCAGTGAGTGCAAAGAGTCAgttaaagaagaaagagatgtaGAGAggtgggagagggagagaaaagagTTTTCAAAAGACAGGGAAAGACTAAAAGAGAGGGAAAAGGATCATACCAGGAGAGACTCATGGAACGGAGTAGACAAAGAGAGTTCTCACAATGACAAGGAAGTAGGAGATGGATCTTTAAGAATGCCAGAGCAGGAAAATCCAGCATCAGatcagaaaaaacaaaaagattttgATAGCTGGAAAAATGTCGATTGGGAAGCAAGAGAAAGGAGGAAAGAAAGCAATGATATTGAAGGAGATAGAACTGAAAAGCGCAATAGGTGTGACGACAAAGAATCAGATGATGGGTGTGCAGATGGTGAGGGGGCCACTGAAAGGGAAAGGGAAGTTTATAATTATGGAGTTCAACATCGTAAACGAATGCAACGGTCAAGGGGCAGCCCTCAAGTAGTTAACCGTGAGCCCCGTTTTAGGGCTCGTGCTCAAGAGAATGAAGGGTGCGTCATGTTTTTTCCTTCATtgcccatttaattaaaagctTATTTATCTTAAAGGATCTCTTTTGCATCATTTAACATTGTTGTATATGAAAATGAGCTCCAGAGATCCATTTCTACATACTATCTTCTggataaatatttatttattttatcatgaTCATGTTTGTTTTGCATCCTTGgattctgatatatatatattctgccTGGTGGTGTGTGGATCTTGGAATGAAGTTTAGATTACTTGAACTATGGATTGAAATTCTATTGAATTGCCTAACTAGTTTCCTGGTTTTTAGGACAGACAATAGTTATTTGGCCTCTATAAGATTGAAAGCATATGGGTGAGACATAGTTGTTGTCATCTTCTTACACTGCATATTTTGATTCTATTTAATTCATTACAGAATATCATAAGTGGATCATGAGGCAAAAATTACTGAAATCTAGCACCGCCTTCGAAGAAGATCCAGTGGTTGGACACAAGTTTTAgtgatattattttcttatatgtGGTAAAAGCTTACATCAGGAGTGACAACTTTCAGATATGCTTTTTGTCATGCTGTGGTACATTTTTGGTGTATATTTGATCATTTCCTATCCTTAAAATTATGATCTTTGAAACTGCAAAAATTATTTGGCGTGGCTTTGTCTTGTTATTGATTCAGTTAAGAGTAGATGCCATTTGCGTTATATGTCAACTATGTTTAAACCAAGTGCTTGGTCCTGTTAGTTTCTATTTGATGggtatttgttattgtttaatggaaatcttaatatattttttcctttggcggttaaaaaaataacaatttatttgCCATCTATGTTTTGCAGATCTCAAGGTAAGCTGCTGTATTCTGTCTTGTTGGATAAAACTTCTTTTCACTCACTGTTAGCAGGATCTGTGCCCTGGTGAAGTAATTCAGATTTCAACGGAAATTTCTCCCATTTTTGCAGCTCCAGTTTACCTTGcattttgtgatattttattaGCATTAACATGTGTACTTCTAGTATTTACTTTGTGTATTAGAGTTTAATAATTCATGACAATCagaatttatattattttaatcaaGCTTTTACTTTGCGGTGTTAGCATTAATCTCTGTTGTTTGATATGTATACATTATATTTTTGGAAAGTAGTATACTATTTTCAATGATTATCATATAGATTATACTGCAAGACTAGGGAATATTCATTCATGTGGATTGTCTGCACACACAACACTATAATTACCTTCTGGGAGACGCAATTGATAAACCTTAGTGGATCCTTTTTGGAGGCCCCCCTAATTAGTAAAGCTTAGATCAAACCTATCCAATTTTTACAGTGCGGTGGTTGGCTGTTCATGGACTAGCTGTACCTAGcatctttttttgggggggtttcAATATCGGCAAGgatctctttttttcttctttctttcagtATTGGAAGAGGCACGAGCTAATCCAACTTCTTTTACTAGATGGAGAGAAGGCTGGTGGGGACTAGAATCGGTAAGAGGTCAAACTAGAGTAGAGGTATGACTAGAAGTAGCAGCGACTTCCCCCTGTTGAAAAGATGTTACCAGTTGAGAGAGTAgcgggtgttttttttttttttttgacatgtccgcacaagaagggggagggggatttgaGAGTAGCGGGTGTTGCTTAACTCTGCAGGTGATATAACGAGATAGTAGCTGTTCTTGCCTTCTCCTAAAGGATGAATAAGCTTCTCCATATTATAGGGTTGATTACCACTCACATTTGACATTGTCTTCACTTCATTCTTTGACTGCTGGAGGCTTGTGGTAGAGGTTTCTCTTTCCCTAGCTCGAGAACTAGTTGTGAACTTTAGCAGGTACTCGAACTAGAACACTGTAAACTCAGACTTTCACTCTTGCTGGTGTTTGTTTGGTTACAGGTCATGTCCATGAACCCTGCCTGCCCCAACACGAAACTTCCTGTAGTGTACAAAATAAACTTTATAGCTGAATACAAAGTTTCTTCCCCCCACAAAAGGATAAAAACTCAGCTCAACAGAAGAACATAGTCCCAAGTCATCAACTATGGTGCTCCCTTccctttttgtttattttgtttgtttgttttttttttttttttttttagtgtgggGTGGTGATTGGTCCTGCAAGGTGGTTTGCAGGGTGATAAAGAACTTACAGTTCCTTGCTATTAAAACCTGAAAACTCATTCAAaaaataatctttcttgtgatCTGCAATGCTTCCAATATTTAAAAGTACACCTTTCTTTACTTATTATGCAAACCAAACTATTTCCTGAATTAGGCGATGCGACTATCTTCCCTACAATTTGGAAAATAAGAGGCATAAGAGCAAGTACCTTGGAGAAGCTCTTCTAAAGACACTCAaactaaagaagaaagaatctGATAAGATTCTTATGctaatattatttgtttggGCGGAGGGGATTGCATGTGTTTATTGGAACTTTTGAAACCAAAAGATCTAGGAAGCTAGTTGTAATATGTTTTCACCTtgacaaattcttttttttttttttttgataagttttagCCTTGACAAATTGTGACCAACATACACAGCCTGGTTCAGAGAGTTAAAGTTCTTAATgaagacaaacaaaaattaaagtaatttaTATGGTCTAAATTTTGAGTAGGGCTTCCCAGAAGCTGGTAAAATCTGAGCTATCATTCTTCTTTAACCAGCACTAGttctaattaattatagatTGTAAGAAATTGAATCAATAAATAGTGGTTGAATAGTGAAAGATTTTTACTCCCTTTCCTACTTCCCTTATGTTATGACACATTATGAGCCATTTTATGTTAAAATGGAAGTTGATTGTTTTCAATCATGGTGTCTTTAGGTATTACTTGTTTCCTGTGCATGTCTATTATATTCTAAATCAGGGAGTGTTTCAGGTAAAGCTGAAGTTTCTTCCGTTGTTTATAAAGTTGGTGAATGCATGCAAGAACTGATAAAGTTGTGGAAGGAATACAAAGCTTCGGAAGctgaaaaaaatggagaaagcTCTTCAAATGGTCCCACTCTTGAAATCCGGATTCCAGCTGAGCATGTCACTGCTACAAATCGCCAAGTAAGGTCAAGCTGCTTAATGTTTATATGAAATTGATTGATGAGCTCTCTATAATTtgtgtgtggtgtgtgtgtgtgtgttttttttttggggaggaaGTATAGGTGTTTTGACATTTTAGGCTAGCTCTTTTACATGGCCTAGCAACAGGGACCCTCCCTCCTGGTCTGAAATTGATAGATTCCTTGTATTCCTGGAGTGGGAACCGCAGTTCCCTTATTTGCTCCAACAGAGGCTACCTAGACTATGTTCGGATAGGGTGAAATTGTGGCGATCCTCTAACCACTTTCAAGGTTCTCCAAGTTACATCCTAGGTTGCAAATTAAAAGCTCTAAAAGCTAATTTAAGAGcttggaatgaggaggtgtttggcaatatagagaaaaagaaacagctTAGAAACAACTTCTTTTGGCTAATTGTGCTGAAAAAAGGaatttgttttctccttttgaTCAACTTGTTTAGAATCTCTTTTTTGCCTTATTCCCATTATTACTGTTATAGGATTTGGGATTGcaactacttatcaaaaaaaaaaggatttgggATTGCAACTTAACTATGCTTCTGTTAGCAATGCTGCATCttcattttgagttatttaaGCCATTATCTGCAGGTCAGAGGTGGCCAGCTATGGGGGACAGATATATATACTGATGACTCGGATCTTGTTGCTGGTACGTGGTCTTATTGATAGCATTAGTGTTGGTTTTGTAAATTATTGAATTTAGTGGTAcacaaaaattaatattaaagttTCCTCCTGTTCCAGTTCTTATGCATACAGGTTACTGTCGCCCCACAGCTTCTCCTCCCCCACCTGCTATTCTAGAGTTACGCGCTACCATCCGAGTGCTACCTCCACAAGATTGTAAGTCTATGTTCAACTCTACCTAGCTTTTATGCATGAATTAGGTGTTAAAAACACCTACAGTAGGCACTTTCATACATTGAAAGTTGACATTACGAGTAAGATGCCACAATTTAAGGTTTAATTGGTTGTTCACATTTAGGAAATGTTAGGGTTTTAGGGCTTTTTGAGGTTGTAAGAGAAGTTTCTTGGGTTCTTATCAAATATGGAAAGGAAATAACTATTTCGGAAGCTTAATTGTCCGGGTCTGGCTGTAGTTTGAAGTGCTTGTAAAAAGTGCAGAAGTTTAAGGAGAGAataagaataaagaaaataagggGATGGCGAAAGAGAGGGGTTTAGAATTAGGGCTGCTCAGAGGGTCGGCCCAAACCAGCGGAACTGCCCATTCCGACTCACCATGAAGGGTGGTGGGTGGATAAACTTGATCCATGGGTCGGCTGGGcggaattaaaatttaaatctcgACCCTGTCGGATCGGGTGCTGGGTTTAGGGGGTCAGTACACAACAAATCCAACCCGcccgtgtgtatatatatatatatatatatatatatatatatatactaaactattttttcacCATAGAATTTTGAACCAAACATGCGACCGAGCctactttctttcattttttcagttttcttcttcattctcaATTTCTCACCTCCACAGTGTGAcctcttctctctcactctctacTCTGGccgctagttttttttttcctctttcttctctgcTCCAGCCGttgttttctttcattctcacaAAAATCGTAACCAGCGCTACTCTTTTTCTCTCGCACTCTACTTCGGCCGCTAGTGTTTTTCTTCCCGTTCTGTTTCTTCTCTACTCTGGCCGTTGCTTTCTTTCATTCTCACAAAAATCCTAACCCGTgcagctctttctctctcatgcTCTCTTCAGGTTTGATCAATGCTAGAGGTCAATGTACCAATCTTCAACTGACTGAAGGGGTTGGAACAGTTTGACCAACTCCCTATTGTCGAGCGGTCAGTATAAAAACTGCCCCCCAGTGGCCTTTGAGCCGACCATCGGTCGGAGCTGAGTACCGACCCAAGGGTGTTGGTGCTCAGCCCTATTTAAAATTTAGATGCTAATGAAGCTTCGTGTTGTAATTTTCAATTCCATCTCACTCCTGAATGTGAGACAATTACAACTGTTTTATAGATTGGCCAACTTCTAAACCTTTGATCAAGCAAGCCCTATTCCTACATTAAGGTTTTGATCATAAGAAGACTTCTAAACTTGATTTAAAGGCCTTGAATTGGTGTAAGCCTATAAAACTTCTCTTACAGCAGGGCTTTTAGAGGAGGTAACCTTACTCAATTCCCCCCTTGTAAGCATGTTCCTGATATTTGGTTAATTGTGTTGTTGTGGTGATTGTATTTAGTTACAGACGTGTTTTGGGCTTTTCCTGTcattaaaatttctattttattttcaataattctGCTTGTGCTTTGTTTGTCTAACTCTTGCACTTCTAACATTTTATTAGGTTACATCTCCAATTTGAGAAACAATGTTCGTTCACGAGCCTGGGGTGCTGCAATTGGTTGTAGTTACCGTGTTGAGCGTTGCTGCATCGTGAAGGTTATAAAAACATCTAGTTAGATTCTGTCTTGTTCATTGATGTCTATTTGAAGTAGTTGGAATTTCTCTAGTTCTCCATTTAATTTTGGACATGATTGTCTAAATCAGTGGACTGTTATTTGGAATGTACTATTAGTTTCATTTGGCTCTCTAAGTGGTATCTATATAATTTATTCTAGTCTCTAGCACACTCTTAATGTTTTGTCTTTACATTGTTTTCTTTCGATTTCAGAAAGGAGGTGGAACCATTGATCTTGAGCCTTGTCTTACACATACATCAACGGTAGAGCCTACCCTTGCTCCTGTGGCTGTTGAGCGGACAATGACTACCAGGGCTGCTGCTTCGGTATTGCTGACTTCTTCCCTTCAATTAACCATTTGGACTTACATTCTCAGATTTACATGCATGTTAGAACTTCTTTTACATGCCCTGCctatattatgatttttgtttttgtttttgtttttaaaatgttaCAATATCAAAAGTTGGCTTTTCTGCATGTTGGGAACTCTTATTTACTTGCCCTGCCTATATtagtttgattatatatatatatatatatatatatatgagtaatgctaaattcTCAACTCTTATCCTACTTGCATACAATTGGACTGATGTGGTAGTGTCCATTAATCCTTAGAATTTTTAGATAAAAGCATCCAAGGGCTTATGAACACTACCACATCAACCTAGTTGTATGGAAGTGGGATGGGAGTTGAGTACGTAGcattactatatatatgttgtggTAAGCTGtgcttttttcatttttaagacATGTTTATAGTTGGGCATGTGGATTCTCATTTCTCCAAGCATTTAGCAGACTAAtttgcaaacaattccttggggctAACCCACCGGCAAAACCGAAGTATTACCCGATCCGTGTGAAGGGGGTGTTTTGTACGGGTCCGAGGTTTACCGTACAAGGATGGGTACACAAAGTGGGCCTGTCTTTGAGGAGTTCCTTGtcataaagaattaaaaaaaaaaagaaaaaaaaaaaagaaaaaaaagaaaaaaaaaaaagacttgaaGCAAGCTTGTACTGTGCTATTGTTAAGAAATATACAAATTTTGAATGCATATCTGCAGCGGCGGGTCACTTTTGTGGAAGATTTAAATGAAAACTAGATGAAAGAAATATAATATAGTGATTGGCATTCATAGTGTTTTAAAATATTCTGAAGGTTACTATTGCCATTTGGCATAAGCATCATTATATTCGTGGAGTTAAGATTTTCATTTAATAACCTTCTTTTAAGGTGATTCATGGGGGGGAGATCCATTGATCACTCAATGAACGATAGTGAAACCTAGATAAGCCAACAAAGAAGTCAAGCAACTCTTAGATCCTCGAAACAACTTTATAAGGCAAGAAGGATCAAAAGATGGTCTATTGCCTAAAACTTTGTGCATGAATATTGATTGTTAGTAATTATGCACTCTATTATTTAATTGTTAAGTGCAAAATAGAATTATTTAAATGATTCCTTGCATAATTGCAAAATCTAATTTTAAAATACAATATTATTGAATATGAAATTTCCAGATTGCAATCTTATCATATATACTTCTAAAAACACAACATTAGATGGTAATGGGTCTCATGGTAGCTTTCATTCTTCAGAATGCGTTGCGGCAACAGAGATATGTTCGAGAAGTTACAATACAGTACAACCTCTGCAATGAGCCTTGGTATGCTTtaaaaacctctctctctctctctctctctcatctttttatttttatttttatttttttcatgagCCTATGTTAATACTTTGAGATGCTTAAGTAGAGCTTCCAAATATTTGTGTTCTTGGAACTTGTATTTGATATTGTTGGTGTGCTGGAAGGGTCGGAGGTGGCTTGAAGCTATGTAGCCTTGTTTCAGGCAAATATAACCACATTTAACTACTAGTAGATGCAATGCTTCGTTTAGCAGCTTCTATTGTTCTCGTTgctaccactttttttttttttttttaaaaaaaatttctttttatttttatcattcttAATGATTCTTGCTCTCATCGTGTATTTGTTGTGAATTTTTCAGGATTAAGTACAGTATAAGCATTGTTGCTGACAAGGGTCTGAAGAAGCCCCTTTATACATCTGCACGATTGAAGAAGGGAGAAGTGCTGTATTTAGAAACACATTCGTGCAGGTATTCTTCTTATTAAATGCTCATCCAgcttaattatttatatatcatATTTCATGTTTTTAAGAGACCTCATAGTTTATAGCTATTGTCTGATGGTACATACCCCCGGAAGCTGTTAATGATATGGAACCTGAATTTCTATTTTTTGCTCATTTCTAGCTTGGTGTCCCTAAGCTAGCAATCTTTCTCAGGTTTAATCACGAAGGCTTACTTGGAAACGTTCCAACCCCCCCCATCCCCCCCCCCTTTTCTTATCAATGCAGTTAAAAATTTAGCTTCTTATCAATGCggttaaaaatttataatttcttctAATTGTTTTTCTATGATTGGCTGGAAATTGCTTTCCAACTTCTATATTTGTATGCTACGGATTCATACACTCTGTATAGTTATGCAAATATATAATTCTGGAATTTTGAGGTACTGGAGGCTGAAGTCCATGTGGTTACTTTCTTGTGTTCTCTTATTGTTTGAGTTATCATCTGAAGGTATGAGCTCTGTTTCACCGGAGAGAAAATGGTGAAAGCTATAGCATCATCTCTGGTGCATGACATGGAGACAGATAAGTCTCAGAATCATCACTCACATTCCACAAATGGCGAAAGAAATGATTGTGATAACACGATGATTGATGTATTTCGATGGTCTCGTTGTAAGAAACCTCTTCCCCAGAAAGTCATGCGATCGTTTGGGATCCCACTTCCCATTGAACATATTGAGGTACTTCTAGTCTCCCCCTGCATAATTTCAAGACATGGTTGCTTTTTGTCACACAAATTGTCCATCATTCCActatttcttcatatttgttGATTTGTATTCTTTTGAATGGGATCTTGTTCTGCCTAAATAGGTATTGGAGGAGAATCTTGACTGGGAAGATGTGCAGTGGTCACAAACAGGTGTTTGGATTGCTGGAAAAGAATATACACTCGCTCGGGTGCATTTCCTGTCAATGAATTAGTTTTTCAATGTCTGCCTTCACAAAAATGTATTTAGAGAACTATTTTAATCCTCATCTCATGTACTGAACGAGTCTATTGAATCGAAATGATGCAAGttttaaattaccaaaacaacTCTTATTTGTTTAGTTCAAGAACATATCTACGGCATGGGATGGATGGAGTACAATGtataatgtttcaattttttttttttttttgggtaagttaATCGTTCCCTTTTTAAcgaaaataaattacaaaaattcacCCGACTTgcttagtttttaatttttctttttgttttttcagccATTTTATACAAAACCATAAGCGGCAAAGGATGAACAAACCAATCTTTAAATAAGAGATAATAGCAAACTTGGGTTCTTAATGAATAAGTATTACTGTCGTTACTTAATTATGTTCCTGTATTATTTATGtaattcatctaaaaaatgAGTTCTAAAATTGATGACGTTACACTTTATCTTaaaatgtcaaaattttcaaaattttaacatgaaaaaccatttaaaatacaCAAAGTTCGCTGACATAAAGCAACATGCAGCTTTACAACTAGAGTAATATTACACTTCATAATCATTCATTTAACATTGGTTTATATAATGTATTTTATGGGGCCAccacttgtatatatatattttttttaaaatagctGACacaaaaaatcacttaaaacatgcAAAGTTGGCCAACATGAAATAGAGTAGCACTACTCTTACAACTTCGCATGAACATTACTCTTACTTTTCACACATGCATACAGATTTCCACCATCTTTGAGCTATACAACTAAATAagcattatttacatttttttttgttttttttttgacatgcacATTGATTTCAAATAGTTTTCTTAGGATATGGGCAGAGAATATTCAACACAAACACAATAGAAGATTCCAAATATGAAGACAGAAAACCTAGCAGTAGATGGCCATCTAAGATTAGTATATGCccaaaaataatgttatttagtacaCTGTTATACGACTATCATATAACAGGtatgacattgcaaaaaaa from Corylus avellana chromosome ca6, CavTom2PMs-1.0 includes the following:
- the LOC132183781 gene encoding uncharacterized protein LOC132183781, translated to MSGAPKRSHEESGHSSSSKYTHEDSGAYPKLSSAVSSEYHPPYEVGQDGRMPKIPRTESRDAERRSPLHQAYRMPSSSNDSHVDHSENRLEPRDSKDSRDLRFENRDTKTETRELYSEARRESQNAKGEKDVRSESRGDDNKETRYDRESYNDPKGDMKMEKDGYGAANSLLNWKEPKEHHRGKRYPDASGGGINFWHVPRGNSQSPVEVGKEGSTTEERDFVEAHEAVGENKLDSKGEEKLKDKDRKRKDVKHRDWGERDKERGDRRGGMQLANNSSECKESVKEERDVERWERERKEFSKDRERLKEREKDHTRRDSWNGVDKESSHNDKEVGDGSLRMPEQENPASDQKKQKDFDSWKNVDWEARERRKESNDIEGDRTEKRNRCDDKESDDGCADGEGATEREREVYNYGVQHRKRMQRSRGSPQVVNREPRFRARAQENEGVSGKAEVSSVVYKVGECMQELIKLWKEYKASEAEKNGESSSNGPTLEIRIPAEHVTATNRQVRGGQLWGTDIYTDDSDLVAVLMHTGYCRPTASPPPPAILELRATIRVLPPQDCYISNLRNNVRSRAWGAAIGCSYRVERCCIVKKGGGTIDLEPCLTHTSTVEPTLAPVAVERTMTTRAAASNALRQQRYVREVTIQYNLCNEPWIKYSISIVADKGLKKPLYTSARLKKGEVLYLETHSCRYELCFTGEKMVKAIASSLVHDMETDKSQNHHSHSTNGERNDCDNTMIDVFRWSRCKKPLPQKVMRSFGIPLPIEHIEVLEENLDWEDVQWSQTGVWIAGKEYTLARVHFLSMN